Genomic DNA from Hordeum vulgare subsp. vulgare chromosome 2H, MorexV3_pseudomolecules_assembly, whole genome shotgun sequence:
CGGGGCAGGTGTCCACGGAGGGCTCGCACGCACCGCACAGGGACAGGTGCCGGCACGGGAGCAGCAGAACACAGGCGTCCCGCTGGCCGCAGGCCTTGCACGACGGAGCCGCCGCGTCGTCAGCGTTGTCACCCGCTGGGGTCTCGAAGCAGCAGGACTGCGCGTCGTCGGCATCGCCCTCGACAGCACCGGCGACGGCGCAAGGGGGCTGCAGCAGCTGGTCCAGCGTGGCGCGCAGGCCGGCGGCGACGGCCTCGTGGCTCTTGGCGACGCCGAGCCACGCCTGCCCCTCTGCGGTCATCTGCCGGAGCCTCTCCTCCAGCTCGCCGTTGCGGTAGCGCGCGCGCTCCAGCTCGGCCTCTACGGCATGCAGCCGCCCCGCCGCGGCGCGCTCCACGGTAGCCAACACCGCCCTGGCGTGCCGCCGGCGCGACTCCTCGAGCCCCGACCGGATTCTCTCCGTCTGCACAACGAAGATGCACAAGGAAGTGAGACACCGTTCTCGAGCAAACCAATTTGATACCCGATTCCAATCGCGTAGAAACGAGGGGAAGGGGCATACCTCGAGCCGTATGAGCGCGTCCATCTCGACGCCCTGGTTGTAGAGCAGCGTGTTGAGGCCGGCGGCATTGGCCATCCTCCCGCTGGTGGACGCCGCGCCGGAGCAGACGGCCCTGCTCTGCGCGTCGCAAGGCAGCACGAGGCCGTGCATCGCCGCCGCCTGCTGCAGAACGAGGCGCTGGCGGGCGAGGTCGTCGAGCCCCGCCGGCTCGTCTCCAGCCATCACGCGCGGCCGCTTCCTGGGCACGAAACCGTAGTTGTCGTTGCATGTGAGCTCGCTTCGCGGGAGGTCGCTGAGCACCGTGCTATTCCCGATACACGCCACCGCTGGCGCGCAGCCGGCGTGGTCGTCGAGGAACTGGGACTGGGAGGCGGCGGCGTCCATGGACCTGTAGGCGTTGAGGTCGTGGGGGAAGGCGTGGGAGAGGAACCGCGCCTGCACAGCCATTGGTACCACCGGACCACCGGTGTGTATCTtgtgtgggagagaggagaggagagggcggGGCGGAGAAGGCAAGGTGTCGccaaggaggagg
This window encodes:
- the LOC123426602 gene encoding probable BOI-related E3 ubiquitin-protein ligase 2, whose amino-acid sequence is MAVQARFLSHAFPHDLNAYRSMDAAASQSQFLDDHAGCAPAVACIGNSTVLSDLPRSELTCNDNYGFVPRKRPRVMAGDEPAGLDDLARQRLVLQQAAAMHGLVLPCDAQSRAVCSGAASTSGRMANAAGLNTLLYNQGVEMDALIRLETERIRSGLEESRRRHARAVLATVERAAAGRLHAVEAELERARYRNGELEERLRQMTAEGQAWLGVAKSHEAVAAGLRATLDQLLQPPCAVAGAVEGDADDAQSCCFETPAGDNADDAAAPSCKACGQRDACVLLLPCRHLSLCGACEPSVDTCPVCAATKNASLHVLLS